The following proteins come from a genomic window of Gossypium raimondii isolate GPD5lz chromosome 5, ASM2569854v1, whole genome shotgun sequence:
- the LOC105769130 gene encoding DNA repair protein RAD51 homolog 4 isoform X1: protein MARLANLETEYPVLDSTVRNFCASHGIFSVEDFLIHDLYMLAAFAEQNDSSERLKEGIAQVLSIIDDMHQPWLNGMELLEDAKRNKHVFPTGIQGIDLLLGDGIHVGQLTELVGPSSSGKTQVCLRTASNVARNHMVLYLDTGNSFSPQRIAYFLGKTISPSSAQAKNQFLQKVMSNISCHSVFDIFAMFDVLHQLESYLRCQDGRGGCQMRLLIVDSISSLISPVLGSSSTLGRALMTSAGYLLKKLAHQHNLAVLVSFARVSSVLIINHTVGGEGGSSKPALGDSWKCIPHSRLFLSCDRGSNTYNVSILRHPSMASGKAARFVI, encoded by the exons ATGGCACGATTGGCAAATCTAGAGACTGAGTATCCAGTTTTAGATTCCACTGTCCGAAACTTCTGCGCTTCTCATGGCATTTTCTCAG TTGAAGATTTCTTGATTCATGATCTCTATATGTTAGCTGCTTTTGCGGAACAAAACGATTCTTCTGAGAGATTAAAGGAG GGAATTGCTCAAGTTCTATCTATCATAGATGACATGCATCAGCcatggttgaatggaatggaattgTTGGAAGATGCTAAAAGGAATAAACATGTCTTTCCTACTGGAATTCAAGG GATTGATTTGTTGCTCGGAGATGGGATCCATGTCGGCCAATTAACTGAATTAGTTGGACCATCATCTTCTGGTAAAACACAA GTTTGCTTGCGAACAGCATCAAATGTTGCAAGGAATCATATGGTGCTGTACTTAGATACAGGCAACTCTTTTTCACCTCAACGCATTGCCTACTTCCTAGGAAAGACCATTAGTCCCTCATCTGCTCAG GCCAAAAACCAATTTCTGCAAAAAGTAATGAGCAACATATCATGCCATTCTGTGTTTGACATCTTTGCAATGTTTGACGTGCTACATCAGCTAGAATCTTATTTGAGATGTCAG GACGGAAGAGGAGGTTGTCAGATGCGATTGCTAATAGTTGATTCAATATCATCGCTGATCTCCCCTGTTCTTGGAAGCTCTAGCACACTGG GGCGGGCTTTGATGACATCTGCTGGATATTTGCTTAAAAAGCTAGCACATCAGCATAATCTTGCAGTACTTGTAAGCTTTGCTCGAGTTTCTTCTGTGCTA ATTATCAATCACACGGTAGGTGGTGAGGGAGGGTCTTCCAAACCGGCTCTTGGAGATAGCTGGAAGTGCATTCCACATTCAAGGCTTTTCCTCTCCTGTGACCGTGGGAGCAACACCTACAATGTTTCCATTTTAAGACACCCATCCATG GCCTCTGGGAAGGCTGCAAGGTTTGTGATCTAG
- the LOC105769130 gene encoding DNA repair protein RAD51 homolog 4 isoform X3: MARLANLETEYPVLDSTVRNFCASHGIFSAAFAEQNDSSERLKEGIAQVLSIIDDMHQPWLNGMELLEDAKRNKHVFPTGIQGIDLLLGDGIHVGQLTELVGPSSSGKTQVCLRTASNVARNHMVLYLDTGNSFSPQRIAYFLGKTISPSSAQAKNQFLQKVMSNISCHSVFDIFAMFDVLHQLESYLRCQDGRGGCQMRLLIVDSISSLISPVLGSSSTLGRALMTSAGYLLKKLAHQHNLAVLVSFARVSSVLIINHTVGGEGGSSKPALGDSWKCIPHSRLFLSCDRGSNTYNVSILRHPSMASGKAARFVI, translated from the exons ATGGCACGATTGGCAAATCTAGAGACTGAGTATCCAGTTTTAGATTCCACTGTCCGAAACTTCTGCGCTTCTCATGGCATTTTCTCAG CTGCTTTTGCGGAACAAAACGATTCTTCTGAGAGATTAAAGGAG GGAATTGCTCAAGTTCTATCTATCATAGATGACATGCATCAGCcatggttgaatggaatggaattgTTGGAAGATGCTAAAAGGAATAAACATGTCTTTCCTACTGGAATTCAAGG GATTGATTTGTTGCTCGGAGATGGGATCCATGTCGGCCAATTAACTGAATTAGTTGGACCATCATCTTCTGGTAAAACACAA GTTTGCTTGCGAACAGCATCAAATGTTGCAAGGAATCATATGGTGCTGTACTTAGATACAGGCAACTCTTTTTCACCTCAACGCATTGCCTACTTCCTAGGAAAGACCATTAGTCCCTCATCTGCTCAG GCCAAAAACCAATTTCTGCAAAAAGTAATGAGCAACATATCATGCCATTCTGTGTTTGACATCTTTGCAATGTTTGACGTGCTACATCAGCTAGAATCTTATTTGAGATGTCAG GACGGAAGAGGAGGTTGTCAGATGCGATTGCTAATAGTTGATTCAATATCATCGCTGATCTCCCCTGTTCTTGGAAGCTCTAGCACACTGG GGCGGGCTTTGATGACATCTGCTGGATATTTGCTTAAAAAGCTAGCACATCAGCATAATCTTGCAGTACTTGTAAGCTTTGCTCGAGTTTCTTCTGTGCTA ATTATCAATCACACGGTAGGTGGTGAGGGAGGGTCTTCCAAACCGGCTCTTGGAGATAGCTGGAAGTGCATTCCACATTCAAGGCTTTTCCTCTCCTGTGACCGTGGGAGCAACACCTACAATGTTTCCATTTTAAGACACCCATCCATG GCCTCTGGGAAGGCTGCAAGGTTTGTGATCTAG
- the LOC105769130 gene encoding DNA repair protein RAD51 homolog 4 isoform X2: protein MARLANLETEYPVLDSTVRNFCASHGIFSVEDFLIHDLYMLAAFAEQNDSSERLKEGIAQVLSIIDDMHQPWLNGMELLEDAKRNKHVFPTGIQGIDLLLGDGIHVGQLTELVGPSSSGKTQVCLRTASNVARNHMVLYLDTGNSFSPQRIAYFLGKTISPSSAQAKNQFLQKVMSNISCHSVFDIFAMFDVLHQLESYLRCQDGRGGCQMRLLIVDSISSLISPVLGSSSTLGRALMTSAGYLLKKLAHQHNLAVLIINHTVGGEGGSSKPALGDSWKCIPHSRLFLSCDRGSNTYNVSILRHPSMASGKAARFVI from the exons ATGGCACGATTGGCAAATCTAGAGACTGAGTATCCAGTTTTAGATTCCACTGTCCGAAACTTCTGCGCTTCTCATGGCATTTTCTCAG TTGAAGATTTCTTGATTCATGATCTCTATATGTTAGCTGCTTTTGCGGAACAAAACGATTCTTCTGAGAGATTAAAGGAG GGAATTGCTCAAGTTCTATCTATCATAGATGACATGCATCAGCcatggttgaatggaatggaattgTTGGAAGATGCTAAAAGGAATAAACATGTCTTTCCTACTGGAATTCAAGG GATTGATTTGTTGCTCGGAGATGGGATCCATGTCGGCCAATTAACTGAATTAGTTGGACCATCATCTTCTGGTAAAACACAA GTTTGCTTGCGAACAGCATCAAATGTTGCAAGGAATCATATGGTGCTGTACTTAGATACAGGCAACTCTTTTTCACCTCAACGCATTGCCTACTTCCTAGGAAAGACCATTAGTCCCTCATCTGCTCAG GCCAAAAACCAATTTCTGCAAAAAGTAATGAGCAACATATCATGCCATTCTGTGTTTGACATCTTTGCAATGTTTGACGTGCTACATCAGCTAGAATCTTATTTGAGATGTCAG GACGGAAGAGGAGGTTGTCAGATGCGATTGCTAATAGTTGATTCAATATCATCGCTGATCTCCCCTGTTCTTGGAAGCTCTAGCACACTGG GGCGGGCTTTGATGACATCTGCTGGATATTTGCTTAAAAAGCTAGCACATCAGCATAATCTTGCAGTACTT ATTATCAATCACACGGTAGGTGGTGAGGGAGGGTCTTCCAAACCGGCTCTTGGAGATAGCTGGAAGTGCATTCCACATTCAAGGCTTTTCCTCTCCTGTGACCGTGGGAGCAACACCTACAATGTTTCCATTTTAAGACACCCATCCATG GCCTCTGGGAAGGCTGCAAGGTTTGTGATCTAG